The following coding sequences lie in one Eubacterium ventriosum genomic window:
- the dnaG gene encoding DNA primase, with the protein MFYSEDIIEQVRTENNIVDVIGDYVKLQKKGSSYFGLCPFHNEKSPSFSVSPHKQMYYCFGCGEGGNVISFLMKYENYTFVEALEVLANRAGIELPKMEYSKEARQEKDLKSKIIEINTEAAKYYHYLLRSDRGKTAYHYLKGRELSDKTIVKFGLGYSDKYSNNLYQYLRSKGYNDTELKETGLFTFDEVRGVNDKFWNRVMFPIMDANNRVIAFGGRVMGDGKPKYLNSPETKVFDKSRNLYGLNVARSARKDYMLICEGYMDVISLHQAGFNNAVAALGTAFTSRHASLIKRYAKEAVLTFDSDEAGIKAALRAIPYLRESGLAIKVLNMKPYKDPDEFIKNMGREAYEERIKTATNFFIFQVDNERKNYDLNDPQEKTAFQNKVAEMLLVFKDELERENYIDSVCQTFNISKDGLSRLVKKKALNYVGKEETVQERQQVENKKSTKEDAAIKTQRILLAYLIDRDNWFKKVAQVISPEDFIDPFYHDVAVRFWEQMESGKGNPAQIMDSYSDEEEHKKVAELFVSPIRANLSLAEQERAINDAVIKIKKSSLDYRASKATDIQDLQNIIKEQNQLQKIHVTLD; encoded by the coding sequence ATGTTTTATTCAGAAGATATTATAGAACAGGTTAGAACAGAAAATAATATAGTAGATGTAATTGGTGATTATGTTAAGTTACAGAAGAAGGGAAGTTCATATTTTGGACTTTGTCCTTTCCACAACGAAAAATCACCTTCATTTTCTGTGTCACCACACAAGCAGATGTATTACTGTTTTGGATGTGGAGAAGGGGGAAATGTTATATCTTTTCTTATGAAATATGAAAATTATACTTTTGTTGAGGCTTTAGAGGTACTTGCAAACCGTGCAGGAATTGAACTTCCAAAGATGGAATATTCAAAAGAAGCAAGACAGGAGAAGGACCTTAAATCTAAGATAATAGAGATAAATACAGAAGCAGCCAAGTATTATCATTATTTGTTACGTTCAGACAGAGGAAAAACAGCATATCATTATTTAAAAGGCAGAGAGTTATCAGATAAAACAATTGTGAAATTCGGACTTGGCTATTCAGACAAATATAGCAACAACTTGTATCAGTATTTAAGAAGTAAGGGGTATAACGATACAGAGCTAAAGGAAACAGGACTTTTTACTTTTGATGAAGTAAGAGGCGTAAATGACAAGTTTTGGAATCGTGTAATGTTCCCAATTATGGATGCAAATAACAGAGTTATAGCTTTCGGTGGAAGAGTAATGGGGGATGGTAAGCCTAAGTATTTAAATTCTCCTGAAACTAAGGTTTTTGATAAAAGCAGAAATCTTTACGGACTAAACGTGGCAAGAAGTGCAAGGAAGGATTATATGCTTATATGTGAGGGCTATATGGATGTTATAAGTCTTCATCAGGCAGGCTTTAATAATGCGGTAGCTGCCCTTGGAACAGCTTTTACTTCACGTCACGCATCACTTATAAAAAGATACGCAAAGGAAGCAGTATTAACTTTTGACAGTGATGAAGCAGGAATTAAAGCTGCATTACGTGCCATTCCATATCTTAGGGAATCCGGTCTTGCAATTAAGGTTCTTAACATGAAACCTTACAAAGATCCTGATGAATTTATTAAGAATATGGGAAGAGAAGCTTACGAGGAAAGAATAAAGACAGCAACGAACTTCTTTATTTTCCAGGTTGACAATGAGCGAAAGAATTATGATTTGAATGATCCTCAGGAGAAAACAGCTTTTCAGAACAAAGTTGCAGAAATGTTGCTTGTTTTTAAAGATGAACTGGAAAGAGAGAATTATATAGATTCAGTTTGTCAGACTTTTAACATTTCAAAAGACGGTCTTTCAAGGCTTGTAAAAAAGAAAGCCCTGAATTATGTAGGCAAGGAAGAAACAGTTCAGGAAAGACAGCAGGTTGAAAATAAGAAGAGTACTAAAGAAGATGCGGCAATAAAGACACAGCGAATATTGTTGGCATATCTTATAGACAGAGACAACTGGTTTAAGAAAGTTGCTCAGGTTATTTCACCGGAGGATTTTATTGATCCGTTTTATCACGATGTAGCAGTAAGATTTTGGGAACAAATGGAATCAGGAAAAGGAAATCCTGCACAGATTATGGACAGTTATTCCGATGAGGAGGAACACAAGAAAGTGGCTGAACTTTTTGTTTCTCCAATAAGGGCTAATTTAAGTCTTGCAGAGCAGGAAAGAGCCATAAATGATGCAGTTATTAAGATAAAAAAATCAAGTCTTGACTATAGAGCTTCAAAGGCTACGGATATTCAGGACTTACAGAATATAATAAAAGAACAGAATCAGTTACAAAAGATTCATGTAACATTGGATTAA